The following coding sequences are from one Solea solea chromosome 11, fSolSol10.1, whole genome shotgun sequence window:
- the hcfc1b gene encoding host cell factor 1b isoform X2 has protein sequence MASDPAVVLQPRWKRIVGWTGPVPRPRHGHRAVAIKELMVVFGGGNEGIVDELHVYNTATNQWFIPAVRGDIPPGCAAFGFVCDGTRLLVFGGMVEYGKYSNDLYELQASRWEWKRLKAKAPKNGPPPCPRLGHSFSLIGNCCYLFGGLANDSEDPKNNIPRYLNDLYCLELRPGSSVVGWEIPVTSGQPPPPRESHTAVVTSGRAANRLIIYGGMSGCRLGDLWVLDIDSMTWTKPALSGTAPLPRSLHSATVINNKMYVFGGWVPLVMDDVKVATHEKEWKCTNTLACLNLNSMCWEMVLMDSEEDNVPRARAGHCSVAINSRLYMWSGRDGYRKAWNNQVCCKDLWYLESERPCPPSRVQLVRANTSSLEVSWGPSQTADTYLLQLQKYDIPATPATSTAPQSPTSSDQAVPLSGAALVPSPSMSVAGSPLASAVKAPAVLKVAAAPGAVGGASIITVRQAMPKSAAAVTLPAGVRMVVPTQAAQGTPIGSSPQMSGMAALAAAAAATQKIPPSSTTVLSVPAGAAVMKAVAAKVAAPVTMVTTPCFQTSTLKEFVNLTNPATRMLKTAAAQVGGASMLASPGTPGRQLITVHKAGAVPVSQHGQVVTTMVGGVTKTITLVNSPLGGGGTLIGNLGKVMSVVQNKPTHTGSITAQTAGGAVAQLLQAKGGLPAGTILKLVTSADGKQTTLVSAAQSGSTSSKPTIIKTIPMSALQGGAGNSPYTILTTKVISPGTMGKIITTVPKMTTGGQPGVTQVVLKGAPGSPGTILRTVPMSGVRLVSPGSKPGITTLVVKAASGVSTLATVAGSASTTVAGGTIAASSASLATPITTLATIATLANQVTTVTTSAAVPKQVTLITTPSGAEAQPLVQDLPVSFMASPTSEEPGVAGTTVCSNPPCETHETGTTNTATVATATMGGGNRVCSNPPCETHETGTTNTTTVATATMGGGDRVCSNPPCETHETGTTNTATVASTSMSRELQVSSAQQSALSPVTVTSSNVCSNPPCETHETGTTNTATTAGAGGVRQVCSNPPCETHETGTTNTATTAGAGGGVRQVCSNPPCETHETGTTNTATTATAQQGGDNLQGDSSDPTSSSDSTPSTTTANQSRAVTTVTQATPTPGPSIPAISSLVGEETAGSSEAVAMLTEEAEPTQTVSQSEAVMSSAASVLQVQVEGSEATAQMETSDSGLPQELMSSDGDEGDVVSGATTLMVTGLTPDQLTVATVTGDAAQQATIQAVLQATAHRVDQSIPIVLTQQELAALVQQQLQDVHNHPEPEPAQPEPSSVPTEGLAPADSLNDPAADGNVHEMTSSAVTSAVARLASTFSPAPPLTAGPVKIAAAPVKTETSNGIAATTGVKTSGGDSRWYDVGIVKVTNMVVSHFYVPYDDNVADDDSGVPPDYSQMKKVELQPGTAYKFRVAGINICGRGAFSEVSAFKTCLPGFPGAPCAIKISKNLDGAQLTWEPPAVTSGRIVEYSVYLAIQSSQAAASSGSGPAQLAFMRVYCGASPSCLVQASSLAKAHIDHTTKPAIIFRIAARNQKGYGPATQVRWLQETSKDTKTAVKRGGASDPKPGGPKKFKTDQ, from the exons ATGGCTTCCGACCCCGCTGTGGTGCTGCAGCCCCGCTGGAAGCGCATCGTGGGCTGGACCGGGCCTGTGCCGCGGCCCAGACACGGACACCGAGCTGTGGCCATTAAGGAGCTAATGGTGGTATTCGGCGGAGGAAACGAGGGCATCGTGGACGAGCTGCACGTCTATAACACAG CCACTAACCAGTGGTTCATTCCTGCGGTGCGCGGTGACATCCCACCCGGCTGTGCGGCGTTTGGCTTTGTGTGTGACGGGACGAGACTGCTGGTGTTTGGTGGGATGGTGGAATATGGCAAATACAGCAACGACCTGTATGAACTGCAG GCGAGTCGCTGGGAGTGGAAACGTCTGAAGGCCAAAGCTCCGAAGAACGGCCCGCCCCCCTGCCCACGCCTCGGACACAGCTTTTCTCTGATTGGCAACTGCTGTTACCTGTTTGGAGGATTGGCCAATGACAGCGAGGATCCCAAGAACAACATCCCCAG GTATCTGAACGACCTCTACTGCCTAGAGCTGCGTCCAGGCTCCAGCGTGGTCGGCTGGGAGATCCCGGTGACGTCGGGTCAGCCGCCACCGCCACGAGAGAGTCACACGGCCGTGGTGACGAGCGGCCGCGCCGCCAACAGACTGATAATCTATGGAGGGATGAGCGGCTGCAGACTGGGAGACCTGTGGGTGCTGGATATCG ACTCCATGACCTGGACCAAACCAGCCCTCAGTGGAACCGCCCCCCTCCCACGCAGCCTGCACTCTGCCACCGTCATCAACAACAA GATGTATGTGTTTGGAGGTTGGGTTCCTCTAGTGATGGACGACGTTAAAGTGGCCACTCATGAGAAGGAGTGGAAGTGCACCAACACACTGGCCTGTCTCAACCTga actccatgtgttgGGAGATGGTGCTGATGGACAGTGAGGAGGACAACGTGCCTCGGGCTCGTGCAGGTCACTGCAGCGTTGCCATCAACTCCAGACTCTACATGTGGAGTGGCAGAGACGGATACAGGAAAGCCTGGAACAACCAGGTGTGCTGCAAGGACCTGTGGTACCTGGAGTCAG AGCGTCCCTGTCCTCCGTCTCGTGTTCAGCTGGTTCGTGCGAACACGTCCTCTCTGGAGGTGAGCTGGGGACCGTCTCAGACGGCCGACACttacctgctgcagctgcagaagtACGACATTCCCGCGACGCCTGCCACTAGCACCGCCCCCCAGAGCCCCACCTCCTCCGACCAGGCTGTCCCGCTCTCTGGTGCCGCCCTGGTTCCCTCCCCCTCCATGTCTGTGGCTGGAAGCCCGTTGGCTTCAGCGGTGAAAGCACCAG ctgtCCTCAAGGTGGCGGCAGCTCCAGGAGCAGTAGGCGGAGCCTCCATCATCACCGTGAGACAGGCCATGCCCAAATCGGCGGCCGCGGTGACACTTCCTGCGGGAGTTCGTATGGTGGTTCCCACTCAGGCAGCACAGGGGACG CCAATAGGAAGCAGTCCTCAGATGAGCGGCATGGCGGCGTTAGCGGCGGCGGCCGCAGCCACTCAGAAGATCCCGCCCTCCTCAACAACGGTGCTGAGCGTCCCTGCGGGAGCAGCTGTCATGAAGGCGGTGGCTGCTAAAGTGGCCGCTCCTGTTACCATGGTAACGACCCCGTGTTTTCAGACAAGCACACTGAAAGAGTTTGTAAAC cttaCTAACCCGGCCACGCGCATGCTAAAGACTGCAGCCGCTCAGGTGGGCGGGGCCTCCATGCTCGCCAGTCCCGGGACGCCAGGTCGACAGCTGATCACGGTGCACAAGGCAGGCGCGGTGCCTGTCTCCCAGCATGGTCAGGTGGTCACCACGATGGTGGGTGGAGTCACAAAGACCATCACCCTTGTGAACAGCCCTCTCGGAGGGGGCGGGACTCTG atcGGGAACCTGGGGAAGGTGATGTCAGTGGTCCAGAACAAACCGACTCACACGGGATCCATCACGGCTCAGACTGCAGGTGGCGCCGTCGCTCAGCTCCTCCAG gcgAAGGGCGGTCTCCCCGCAGGAACCATCCTGAAGCTGGTGACGTCAGCAGACGGTAAACAGACGACGCTCGTCAGCGCCGCACAGTCTGGATCCACCAGCAGCAAACCCACCATCATCAAGACCATCCCAATGTCAGCGCTGCAGGGCGGGGccg GGAACAGTCCATATACCATCCTCACTACCAAGGTGATCTCACCAGGAACAATGGGAAAGATCATCACCACTGTCCCAAAGATGACCACAGGAGGTCAGCCAGGGGTCACACAg gtggtGTTGAAAGGagctccaggttctccaggtacCATCCTCAGAACCGTCCCGATGAGCGGCGTGCGACTGGTGTCGCCAGGGAGCAAGCCCGGCATCACCACTCTGGTCGTCAAGGCAGCCTCAG gcgTATCCACTCTGGCCACAGTGGCAGGAAGTGCTTCCACTACTGTGGCGGGCGGCACCATCGCTGCCTCCAGCGCCTCCCTGGCCACGCCCATCACCACCCTGGCAACCATTGCTACGCTGGCCAACCAGGTTACCACGGTGACGACTAGTGCAGCTGTACCTAAGCAG gtgACACTGATCACGACGCCGAGTGGCGCCGAGGCTCAGCCGCTGGTCCAGGATCTGCCTGTCTCCTTCATGGCGTCGCCCACCTCTGAGGAACCAGGAG TTGCAGGAACGACCGTGTGCTCCAACCCACCCTGTGAGACGCACGAGACCGGCACCACCAACACCGCCACCGTAGCCACGGCAACCATGGGTGGCGGCAACAGGGTGTGTTCAAACCCACCCTGCGAGACTCATGAGACGGGGACGACCAACACCACCACCGTCGCCACAGCAACCATGGGTGGGGGCGACAGGGTGTGTTCAAACCCACCCTGCGAGACGCACGAGACGGGGACGACCAACACCGCCACCGTCGCCTCCACCAGTATGAGCCGGGAACTGCAG GTGAGCTCAGCTCAGCAGTCTGCTCTTTCACCCGTCACCGTGACCTCGTCAAACGTCTGCTCCAATCCTCCATGTGAGACTCACGAGACCGGAACCACCAACACCGCGACCACGGCAGGGGCGGGAGGAGTCAGACAG GTGTGTTCAAATCCTCCCTGTGAGACCCACGAGACTGGAACCACCAACACAGCGACCACAGCAGGAGCGGGAGGAGGAGTCAGACAG GTGTGTTCAAATCCTCCGTGCGAGACCCACGAGACTGGAACCACCAACACAGCGACCACAGCTACAG CTCAACAGGGTGGAGACAATCTCCAGGGAGACTCCTCAGACCCCACCTCTTCCTCTGACTCCACCCCTTCCACCaccacagccaatcagagcaggGCCGTCACCACAGTTACACAGGCCACACCCACACCTGGACCTTCCATACCG gcgaTCTCCTCATTGGTCGGTGAAGAGACGGCGGGTTCCTCGGAGGCCGTTGCCATGTTgacagaggaggcggagcctacgcagacagtcagtcagtcagaggctgtgatgtcatcagcagcatcagtgttACAGGTTCAGGTGGAAGGCAGCGAGGCCACagcacag atggAGACATCAGACAGTGGTCTTCCTCAGGAGCTGATGTCATCAGACGGTGACGAAGGTGACGTTGTCTCTGGAGCGACGACCCTGATGGTGACGGGACTGACCCCAGATCAGCTGACTGTTGCCACGGTGACGGGAGACGCAGCTCAGCAGGCGACAATACAGGCAGTGCTTCAGGCTACAGCACACAGAG TGGACCAGTCCATCCCCATCGTCCTCACTCAGCAGGAGCTTGCTGCtctggtgcagcagcagctgcaggacgtCCACAACCatccagaaccagaaccagcacAACCAGAGCCGAGCAGTGTCCCCACTG AGGGCCTTGCTCCCGCAGACAGCCTCAACGACCCAGCAGCGGATGGAAATGTCCACgagatgacatcatcagccGTCACCAGTGCTGTCGCGCGATTGGCCAGCACGTTCAGCCCCGCCCCTCCTCTGACAGCAGGACCAGTTAAGATTGCAGCTGCCCCTGTCAAGACAGAGACGTCCAATGGCATTGCAGCAACTACAGGG gtgaaGACGTCGGGCGGGGACAGTCGTTGGTACGACGTCGGGATCGTAAAGGTCACTAACATGGTCGTCTCTCACTTCTATGTCCCGTACGACGACAACGTGGCAGAC GACGACTCAGGTGTGCCACCTGACTACAGTCAGATGAAGAAGGTGGAGCTTCAGCCAGGGACCGCCTACAAGTTCCGTGTTGCAGGGATCAACATCTGCGGCCGCGGCGCCTTCTCCGAGGTGTCGGCGTTTAAAACGTGTCTGCCCGGTTTCCCTGGAGCGCCCTGTGCCATCAAGATCAGCAAG aaccTGGATGGTGCTCAGCTCACCTGGGAGCCTCCGGCCGTCACGTCAGGCCGGATCGTGGAATACTCGGTTTACCTCGCCATCCAGTCCAGTCAGGCGGCCGCCTCTTCAGGCTCTGGCCCCGCCCAGCTGGCGTTCATGAGGGTCTACTGCGGCGCGAGCCCGTCCTGCCTGGTCCAGGCCTCCAGCCTCGCCAAAGCACACATTGACCACACCACCAAACCCGCCATCATCTTCCGCATCGCAGCTCGCAACCagaagggctatggtccggccACGCAGGTGCGGTGGTTACaag AGACGAGTAAAGACACGAAAACAGCAGTGAAGAGGGGCGGAGCCTCTGACcc gAAACCTGGTGGACCAAAGAAGTTCAAAACTGACCAATAA
- the hcfc1b gene encoding host cell factor 1b isoform X1, protein MASDPAVVLQPRWKRIVGWTGPVPRPRHGHRAVAIKELMVVFGGGNEGIVDELHVYNTATNQWFIPAVRGDIPPGCAAFGFVCDGTRLLVFGGMVEYGKYSNDLYELQASRWEWKRLKAKAPKNGPPPCPRLGHSFSLIGNCCYLFGGLANDSEDPKNNIPRYLNDLYCLELRPGSSVVGWEIPVTSGQPPPPRESHTAVVTSGRAANRLIIYGGMSGCRLGDLWVLDIDSMTWTKPALSGTAPLPRSLHSATVINNKMYVFGGWVPLVMDDVKVATHEKEWKCTNTLACLNLNSMCWEMVLMDSEEDNVPRARAGHCSVAINSRLYMWSGRDGYRKAWNNQVCCKDLWYLESERPCPPSRVQLVRANTSSLEVSWGPSQTADTYLLQLQKYDIPATPATSTAPQSPTSSDQAVPLSGAALVPSPSMSVAGSPLASAVKAPAVLKVAAAPGAVGGASIITVRQAMPKSAAAVTLPAGVRMVVPTQAAQGTPIGSSPQMSGMAALAAAAAATQKIPPSSTTVLSVPAGAAVMKAVAAKVAAPVTMVTTPCFQTSTLKEFVNLTNPATRMLKTAAAQVGGASMLASPGTPGRQLITVHKAGAVPVSQHGQVVTTMVGGVTKTITLVNSPLGGGGTLIGNLGKVMSVVQNKPTHTGSITAQTAGGAVAQLLQAKGGLPAGTILKLVTSADGKQTTLVSAAQSGSTSSKPTIIKTIPMSALQGGAGNSPYTILTTKVISPGTMGKIITTVPKMTTGGQPGVTQVVLKGAPGSPGTILRTVPMSGVRLVSPGSKPGITTLVVKAASGVSTLATVAGSASTTVAGGTIAASSASLATPITTLATIATLANQVTTVTTSAAVPKQVTLITTPSGAEAQPLVQDLPVSFMASPTSEEPGGTTSTATVTVAGTTVCSNPPCETHETGTTNTATVATATMGGGNRVCSNPPCETHETGTTNTTTVATATMGGGDRVCSNPPCETHETGTTNTATVASTSMSRELQVSSAQQSALSPVTVTSSNVCSNPPCETHETGTTNTATTAGAGGVRQVCSNPPCETHETGTTNTATTAGAGGGVRQVCSNPPCETHETGTTNTATTATAQQGGDNLQGDSSDPTSSSDSTPSTTTANQSRAVTTVTQATPTPGPSIPAISSLVGEETAGSSEAVAMLTEEAEPTQTVSQSEAVMSSAASVLQVQVEGSEATAQMETSDSGLPQELMSSDGDEGDVVSGATTLMVTGLTPDQLTVATVTGDAAQQATIQAVLQATAHRVDQSIPIVLTQQELAALVQQQLQDVHNHPEPEPAQPEPSSVPTEGLAPADSLNDPAADGNVHEMTSSAVTSAVARLASTFSPAPPLTAGPVKIAAAPVKTETSNGIAATTGVKTSGGDSRWYDVGIVKVTNMVVSHFYVPYDDNVADDDSGVPPDYSQMKKVELQPGTAYKFRVAGINICGRGAFSEVSAFKTCLPGFPGAPCAIKISKNLDGAQLTWEPPAVTSGRIVEYSVYLAIQSSQAAASSGSGPAQLAFMRVYCGASPSCLVQASSLAKAHIDHTTKPAIIFRIAARNQKGYGPATQVRWLQETSKDTKTAVKRGGASDPKPGGPKKFKTDQ, encoded by the exons ATGGCTTCCGACCCCGCTGTGGTGCTGCAGCCCCGCTGGAAGCGCATCGTGGGCTGGACCGGGCCTGTGCCGCGGCCCAGACACGGACACCGAGCTGTGGCCATTAAGGAGCTAATGGTGGTATTCGGCGGAGGAAACGAGGGCATCGTGGACGAGCTGCACGTCTATAACACAG CCACTAACCAGTGGTTCATTCCTGCGGTGCGCGGTGACATCCCACCCGGCTGTGCGGCGTTTGGCTTTGTGTGTGACGGGACGAGACTGCTGGTGTTTGGTGGGATGGTGGAATATGGCAAATACAGCAACGACCTGTATGAACTGCAG GCGAGTCGCTGGGAGTGGAAACGTCTGAAGGCCAAAGCTCCGAAGAACGGCCCGCCCCCCTGCCCACGCCTCGGACACAGCTTTTCTCTGATTGGCAACTGCTGTTACCTGTTTGGAGGATTGGCCAATGACAGCGAGGATCCCAAGAACAACATCCCCAG GTATCTGAACGACCTCTACTGCCTAGAGCTGCGTCCAGGCTCCAGCGTGGTCGGCTGGGAGATCCCGGTGACGTCGGGTCAGCCGCCACCGCCACGAGAGAGTCACACGGCCGTGGTGACGAGCGGCCGCGCCGCCAACAGACTGATAATCTATGGAGGGATGAGCGGCTGCAGACTGGGAGACCTGTGGGTGCTGGATATCG ACTCCATGACCTGGACCAAACCAGCCCTCAGTGGAACCGCCCCCCTCCCACGCAGCCTGCACTCTGCCACCGTCATCAACAACAA GATGTATGTGTTTGGAGGTTGGGTTCCTCTAGTGATGGACGACGTTAAAGTGGCCACTCATGAGAAGGAGTGGAAGTGCACCAACACACTGGCCTGTCTCAACCTga actccatgtgttgGGAGATGGTGCTGATGGACAGTGAGGAGGACAACGTGCCTCGGGCTCGTGCAGGTCACTGCAGCGTTGCCATCAACTCCAGACTCTACATGTGGAGTGGCAGAGACGGATACAGGAAAGCCTGGAACAACCAGGTGTGCTGCAAGGACCTGTGGTACCTGGAGTCAG AGCGTCCCTGTCCTCCGTCTCGTGTTCAGCTGGTTCGTGCGAACACGTCCTCTCTGGAGGTGAGCTGGGGACCGTCTCAGACGGCCGACACttacctgctgcagctgcagaagtACGACATTCCCGCGACGCCTGCCACTAGCACCGCCCCCCAGAGCCCCACCTCCTCCGACCAGGCTGTCCCGCTCTCTGGTGCCGCCCTGGTTCCCTCCCCCTCCATGTCTGTGGCTGGAAGCCCGTTGGCTTCAGCGGTGAAAGCACCAG ctgtCCTCAAGGTGGCGGCAGCTCCAGGAGCAGTAGGCGGAGCCTCCATCATCACCGTGAGACAGGCCATGCCCAAATCGGCGGCCGCGGTGACACTTCCTGCGGGAGTTCGTATGGTGGTTCCCACTCAGGCAGCACAGGGGACG CCAATAGGAAGCAGTCCTCAGATGAGCGGCATGGCGGCGTTAGCGGCGGCGGCCGCAGCCACTCAGAAGATCCCGCCCTCCTCAACAACGGTGCTGAGCGTCCCTGCGGGAGCAGCTGTCATGAAGGCGGTGGCTGCTAAAGTGGCCGCTCCTGTTACCATGGTAACGACCCCGTGTTTTCAGACAAGCACACTGAAAGAGTTTGTAAAC cttaCTAACCCGGCCACGCGCATGCTAAAGACTGCAGCCGCTCAGGTGGGCGGGGCCTCCATGCTCGCCAGTCCCGGGACGCCAGGTCGACAGCTGATCACGGTGCACAAGGCAGGCGCGGTGCCTGTCTCCCAGCATGGTCAGGTGGTCACCACGATGGTGGGTGGAGTCACAAAGACCATCACCCTTGTGAACAGCCCTCTCGGAGGGGGCGGGACTCTG atcGGGAACCTGGGGAAGGTGATGTCAGTGGTCCAGAACAAACCGACTCACACGGGATCCATCACGGCTCAGACTGCAGGTGGCGCCGTCGCTCAGCTCCTCCAG gcgAAGGGCGGTCTCCCCGCAGGAACCATCCTGAAGCTGGTGACGTCAGCAGACGGTAAACAGACGACGCTCGTCAGCGCCGCACAGTCTGGATCCACCAGCAGCAAACCCACCATCATCAAGACCATCCCAATGTCAGCGCTGCAGGGCGGGGccg GGAACAGTCCATATACCATCCTCACTACCAAGGTGATCTCACCAGGAACAATGGGAAAGATCATCACCACTGTCCCAAAGATGACCACAGGAGGTCAGCCAGGGGTCACACAg gtggtGTTGAAAGGagctccaggttctccaggtacCATCCTCAGAACCGTCCCGATGAGCGGCGTGCGACTGGTGTCGCCAGGGAGCAAGCCCGGCATCACCACTCTGGTCGTCAAGGCAGCCTCAG gcgTATCCACTCTGGCCACAGTGGCAGGAAGTGCTTCCACTACTGTGGCGGGCGGCACCATCGCTGCCTCCAGCGCCTCCCTGGCCACGCCCATCACCACCCTGGCAACCATTGCTACGCTGGCCAACCAGGTTACCACGGTGACGACTAGTGCAGCTGTACCTAAGCAG gtgACACTGATCACGACGCCGAGTGGCGCCGAGGCTCAGCCGCTGGTCCAGGATCTGCCTGTCTCCTTCATGGCGTCGCCCACCTCTGAGGAACCAGGAGGTACGACGAGCACTGCGACTGTGACAG TTGCAGGAACGACCGTGTGCTCCAACCCACCCTGTGAGACGCACGAGACCGGCACCACCAACACCGCCACCGTAGCCACGGCAACCATGGGTGGCGGCAACAGGGTGTGTTCAAACCCACCCTGCGAGACTCATGAGACGGGGACGACCAACACCACCACCGTCGCCACAGCAACCATGGGTGGGGGCGACAGGGTGTGTTCAAACCCACCCTGCGAGACGCACGAGACGGGGACGACCAACACCGCCACCGTCGCCTCCACCAGTATGAGCCGGGAACTGCAG GTGAGCTCAGCTCAGCAGTCTGCTCTTTCACCCGTCACCGTGACCTCGTCAAACGTCTGCTCCAATCCTCCATGTGAGACTCACGAGACCGGAACCACCAACACCGCGACCACGGCAGGGGCGGGAGGAGTCAGACAG GTGTGTTCAAATCCTCCCTGTGAGACCCACGAGACTGGAACCACCAACACAGCGACCACAGCAGGAGCGGGAGGAGGAGTCAGACAG GTGTGTTCAAATCCTCCGTGCGAGACCCACGAGACTGGAACCACCAACACAGCGACCACAGCTACAG CTCAACAGGGTGGAGACAATCTCCAGGGAGACTCCTCAGACCCCACCTCTTCCTCTGACTCCACCCCTTCCACCaccacagccaatcagagcaggGCCGTCACCACAGTTACACAGGCCACACCCACACCTGGACCTTCCATACCG gcgaTCTCCTCATTGGTCGGTGAAGAGACGGCGGGTTCCTCGGAGGCCGTTGCCATGTTgacagaggaggcggagcctacgcagacagtcagtcagtcagaggctgtgatgtcatcagcagcatcagtgttACAGGTTCAGGTGGAAGGCAGCGAGGCCACagcacag atggAGACATCAGACAGTGGTCTTCCTCAGGAGCTGATGTCATCAGACGGTGACGAAGGTGACGTTGTCTCTGGAGCGACGACCCTGATGGTGACGGGACTGACCCCAGATCAGCTGACTGTTGCCACGGTGACGGGAGACGCAGCTCAGCAGGCGACAATACAGGCAGTGCTTCAGGCTACAGCACACAGAG TGGACCAGTCCATCCCCATCGTCCTCACTCAGCAGGAGCTTGCTGCtctggtgcagcagcagctgcaggacgtCCACAACCatccagaaccagaaccagcacAACCAGAGCCGAGCAGTGTCCCCACTG AGGGCCTTGCTCCCGCAGACAGCCTCAACGACCCAGCAGCGGATGGAAATGTCCACgagatgacatcatcagccGTCACCAGTGCTGTCGCGCGATTGGCCAGCACGTTCAGCCCCGCCCCTCCTCTGACAGCAGGACCAGTTAAGATTGCAGCTGCCCCTGTCAAGACAGAGACGTCCAATGGCATTGCAGCAACTACAGGG gtgaaGACGTCGGGCGGGGACAGTCGTTGGTACGACGTCGGGATCGTAAAGGTCACTAACATGGTCGTCTCTCACTTCTATGTCCCGTACGACGACAACGTGGCAGAC GACGACTCAGGTGTGCCACCTGACTACAGTCAGATGAAGAAGGTGGAGCTTCAGCCAGGGACCGCCTACAAGTTCCGTGTTGCAGGGATCAACATCTGCGGCCGCGGCGCCTTCTCCGAGGTGTCGGCGTTTAAAACGTGTCTGCCCGGTTTCCCTGGAGCGCCCTGTGCCATCAAGATCAGCAAG aaccTGGATGGTGCTCAGCTCACCTGGGAGCCTCCGGCCGTCACGTCAGGCCGGATCGTGGAATACTCGGTTTACCTCGCCATCCAGTCCAGTCAGGCGGCCGCCTCTTCAGGCTCTGGCCCCGCCCAGCTGGCGTTCATGAGGGTCTACTGCGGCGCGAGCCCGTCCTGCCTGGTCCAGGCCTCCAGCCTCGCCAAAGCACACATTGACCACACCACCAAACCCGCCATCATCTTCCGCATCGCAGCTCGCAACCagaagggctatggtccggccACGCAGGTGCGGTGGTTACaag AGACGAGTAAAGACACGAAAACAGCAGTGAAGAGGGGCGGAGCCTCTGACcc gAAACCTGGTGGACCAAAGAAGTTCAAAACTGACCAATAA